One window of the Candidatus Jettenia sp. genome contains the following:
- a CDS encoding DUF1326 domain-containing protein: protein MMRRLRYLLSGVIFAILLCSISSTLWAGPSWSIEGEYFEGCTCNPGCPCLFGSEPTHNKTCKITGVFRVLKGNYGQHNLDGQTVIGITDLTATPDKNWIVFYINDKTASAIQKNALLDIFKNHVFRFGKVPPERITVRYLPIQVESSEWRKRAEVANRLSLDIELLHGQGDPGKPTQIVNKNFTLWAKEFDLTLDMGKAVNHRFNEDNQEWNYDGRSGFATKFHFTSD, encoded by the coding sequence ATGATGAGAAGATTGCGATATTTACTATCTGGAGTAATCTTTGCTATTCTACTTTGTAGTATCTCCAGCACCCTTTGGGCTGGTCCGTCCTGGTCAATTGAAGGTGAGTATTTTGAGGGATGTACCTGCAATCCGGGTTGTCCTTGTCTCTTCGGAAGTGAGCCAACCCATAATAAAACATGTAAGATTACCGGTGTTTTTCGTGTTCTAAAAGGGAATTACGGGCAGCATAATTTAGATGGTCAGACGGTAATAGGAATAACAGATCTGACAGCAACACCGGATAAAAATTGGATTGTTTTTTATATAAATGATAAGACTGCTTCCGCTATTCAGAAAAATGCATTATTGGATATTTTTAAAAATCATGTGTTTCGTTTTGGCAAAGTTCCACCTGAAAGGATTACCGTAAGATATCTACCTATCCAGGTAGAATCTTCTGAATGGCGCAAGAGGGCTGAAGTAGCCAATAGATTATCATTAGATATTGAGTTGTTGCATGGGCAGGGAGATCCAGGAAAACCTACCCAAATTGTCAATAAGAACTTTACACTATGGGCAAAAGAATTTGATTTGACATTAGATATGGGAAAGGCCGTTAATCATCGGTTTAATGAGGATAACCAGGAGTGGAATTATGATGGGAGAAGCGGTTTTGCAACGAAATTTCACTTTACCAGTGATTGA
- a CDS encoding protein-L-isoaspartate(D-aspartate) O-methyltransferase yields the protein MKTSFLIFITSYIVSTISFISLSAFNSAVSALGIKSSVTDEGVFKRQREQMVEEQLAYRGIKDKEILDAMKCIPRHFFIPEENRALSYSDRPVPIGFGQTISQPYVVAFMTELLKVDKDDIVLEVGTGSGYQASVLSRLVKQVYTIEVVEKLGKEAIKNLKALGYTNVKGMIGDGYKGWPEHAPFDAIIVTAAAEHIPQPLIDQLKPSGCMVIPVGGMYAVQDLMLITKDASENIIKKSIIPVRFVPLIRK from the coding sequence ATGAAGACAAGTTTTCTTATATTTATTACCTCATACATAGTGAGTACGATCTCCTTTATTAGCTTATCTGCGTTTAATAGCGCGGTTTCTGCTCTGGGGATTAAAAGCTCTGTAACGGACGAGGGTGTCTTTAAACGGCAACGGGAACAGATGGTGGAAGAACAGCTTGCCTACCGAGGCATAAAGGATAAAGAAATACTCGATGCAATGAAGTGTATACCTCGTCACTTCTTTATTCCGGAAGAAAATCGTGCCCTTAGCTATTCAGACCGACCGGTACCTATTGGATTTGGGCAAACTATTTCTCAACCATATGTAGTTGCCTTTATGACAGAATTATTAAAGGTAGACAAAGATGACATTGTGTTGGAAGTAGGCACAGGTTCTGGCTACCAGGCCTCTGTTCTCTCGAGATTGGTAAAACAGGTATATACAATAGAGGTTGTAGAAAAACTCGGCAAAGAGGCTATAAAAAATTTAAAAGCGCTGGGTTATACGAATGTGAAGGGTATGATTGGTGATGGTTATAAGGGATGGCCTGAACATGCCCCCTTTGATGCCATTATCGTTACAGCAGCGGCAGAGCATATTCCTCAACCACTTATTGATCAGCTTAAGCCTAGCGGTTGTATGGTTATTCCTGTGGGTGGTATGTATGCAGTGCAGGATCTGATGTTGATTACCAAAGATGCTTCTGAGAATATTATAAAGAAATCCATTATCCCTGTACGGTTTGTTCCCCTTATTCGAAAATGA
- the selD gene encoding selenide, water dikinase SelD yields the protein MAYVLRNLPEYPNEHLLVGPKTFADAGIYKITEEIATVSTLDFFTPVVNNPYDYGQIAAANALSDVYAMGGKPLTAMNILCYPLKILNKDILIEILKGGADKVNEAGAVIVGGHTLQDNEIKYGLSVTGIIHPKKIVTNAGARVGDVLVLTKPLGTGLIISAIKAGKVLEEHISIVTKSMALLNRASSEVMLEVNVNACTDITGFGLMGHAHEMAEASMVTLSFFAGRVPIFEGCERYVRMGLIPGVSKLSKKYLKDAIRIDPNVSEDLINVLFDAQTSGGLLISLPEEKVEVLCAKLKEKGVMTADVIGEVRTREDVSIIVIP from the coding sequence ATGGCGTATGTGCTCCGTAATTTACCGGAGTATCCGAATGAACATCTGTTAGTCGGTCCCAAAACCTTTGCTGATGCCGGTATTTATAAGATTACAGAGGAAATAGCTACGGTATCAACCCTTGATTTTTTTACACCGGTAGTGAATAATCCGTATGATTACGGGCAGATAGCAGCAGCTAATGCGTTAAGCGATGTTTATGCTATGGGAGGCAAACCTCTCACGGCTATGAATATCCTTTGTTATCCTCTCAAGATACTGAATAAGGATATTTTGATAGAAATACTTAAGGGCGGAGCGGATAAGGTCAATGAGGCAGGAGCTGTCATTGTGGGTGGTCACACGTTACAGGATAATGAAATTAAATATGGATTATCTGTTACGGGAATTATTCATCCTAAGAAGATTGTAACGAATGCGGGTGCCAGGGTAGGGGATGTATTGGTATTAACAAAACCGTTAGGGACAGGATTAATTATATCGGCTATTAAGGCCGGGAAAGTTCTTGAAGAGCATATAAGTATTGTAACGAAGAGCATGGCCTTGTTGAATAGGGCATCCTCTGAAGTTATGCTGGAGGTAAACGTGAATGCCTGCACGGATATTACTGGTTTTGGGCTTATGGGTCATGCGCATGAGATGGCAGAAGCCAGTATGGTTACCTTATCTTTCTTTGCTGGTCGTGTGCCTATATTCGAAGGTTGTGAGCGCTATGTCAGGATGGGATTGATACCGGGGGTATCAAAGCTTAGTAAAAAATATTTAAAAGATGCGATTAGAATAGATCCTAACGTAAGTGAGGATTTGATAAATGTCTTATTCGATGCCCAGACTTCCGGCGGCCTGCTTATCTCACTTCCGGAAGAAAAAGTTGAAGTACTTTGTGCAAAACTCAAAGAGAAGGGGGTTATGACTGCCGATGTTATTGGTGAAGTACGTACAAGAGAAGATGTTTCCATTATAGTTATACCCTAG
- a CDS encoding glycine C-acetyltransferase: MDKLDFITEELDRLKETGLLIHIRTIEGPQGAWIMVEGKRVLNLCSNNYLGFANNPRLKLATQKAIETYGVGPAAVRTIAGTTLLHKQLEQKLALFKGVESALSFQSGFCANLAVIPAIVGEGDVVLSDELNHASIIDGCRLSRAKIIRYKHSDPQDLRAKISNEKSAMRKLIITDGVFSMEGDIAPLPEIVEIAEAFGAITMVDDAHGEGVLGRGGRGVVDHFGLHGKVDIETGTMSKAFGVVGGYVAGKKKITDYLSQKGRPFLFSSAVASADVAACIEAVNILSTSDVFVKQLWDNTAFFQQKMKHVGFDLGYTRTPITPVIIGDAKIAKDFSQKLFQEGIFAQAIGYPTVPMDKARIRVMLSSAHNQDDLTWAVGCFEKIGKSLSVL, encoded by the coding sequence ATGGATAAACTTGATTTTATTACTGAAGAACTTGACAGGCTTAAGGAGACAGGGTTATTAATCCATATCCGTACCATTGAGGGGCCGCAAGGGGCGTGGATTATGGTAGAGGGAAAACGGGTATTAAATCTTTGCTCAAATAACTATCTCGGGTTTGCCAATAATCCCAGATTAAAGTTAGCCACACAAAAAGCTATTGAAACTTATGGTGTAGGACCAGCAGCGGTAAGAACTATTGCTGGAACGACACTACTGCACAAACAATTGGAACAAAAGCTTGCACTTTTTAAGGGGGTGGAGAGTGCTTTATCCTTTCAATCTGGATTCTGTGCAAACCTGGCCGTTATTCCTGCAATTGTTGGCGAGGGTGATGTTGTTCTTTCAGATGAACTTAATCATGCGAGTATTATTGATGGGTGTAGGTTATCAAGGGCTAAGATTATACGATATAAGCATAGTGATCCACAAGACCTTCGAGCAAAGATATCCAATGAGAAGAGTGCCATGCGTAAGCTTATTATTACCGACGGGGTTTTTAGTATGGAAGGTGATATTGCACCCCTGCCGGAAATTGTGGAGATCGCCGAGGCTTTTGGGGCAATTACTATGGTAGACGATGCCCATGGAGAAGGTGTTTTGGGACGAGGTGGCAGGGGTGTTGTTGACCATTTTGGTCTCCATGGCAAAGTCGATATTGAGACAGGTACCATGTCAAAGGCATTCGGAGTGGTAGGTGGTTATGTTGCAGGAAAGAAAAAGATAACAGATTACCTGTCACAAAAGGGACGCCCATTCCTTTTTTCCAGCGCTGTTGCATCCGCCGATGTAGCAGCTTGTATTGAAGCTGTGAATATTCTCAGTACTTCAGATGTATTCGTTAAACAACTTTGGGATAATACTGCATTTTTTCAGCAGAAAATGAAACATGTCGGATTTGACCTTGGCTACACAAGAACACCTATTACTCCTGTTATTATAGGAGATGCTAAGATAGCTAAAGATTTTAGCCAAAAATTATTTCAAGAAGGGATCTTTGCTCAGGCTATTGGTTATCCTACAGTACCTATGGATAAGGCGCGCATTCGTGTAATGCTCTCCTCTGCACACAATCAGGATGATCTTACCTGGGCAGTGGGGTGTTTTGAGAAGATTGGAAAGTCTTTAAGCGTATTGTGA
- the tdh gene encoding L-threonine 3-dehydrogenase has translation MKAIVKTKRTRGMEFVEVPAPKVGLKDVLIKVKVASICGTDVHIFDWTRWAQHRFLPPRIIGHEFVGDVIKIGDEVTQVKIGDRVSAESHLTCGHCYQCNNGYSEVCKNFKLLGVDHDGTFAEFLILPEHVLWKNDSHIPDEWATIQEPFGNAVDTVLAEDVSAKTVLILGAGPIGLFATGIAKACSASLIIISDPNDYRLAIGKKMGAHSIINPRKQDVVQTALEATGDSGIDVVLEFSGNNQALNQGLKAITPGGRISILGIYERRVNIDLNKDVIFKKIRIYGITGRKIFSTWYKTSRFLSSGLVDPSPVITHQFSLKDYEKGMKLMKDGRCGKVILKM, from the coding sequence GTGAAGGCTATTGTTAAAACAAAACGTACAAGAGGTATGGAATTTGTGGAAGTACCTGCTCCAAAAGTAGGGTTAAAAGATGTACTGATTAAAGTAAAGGTTGCCTCTATTTGCGGTACAGATGTGCATATTTTTGACTGGACACGTTGGGCGCAACACCGTTTTCTACCACCTCGTATTATAGGACATGAATTCGTTGGAGACGTAATAAAGATAGGTGATGAGGTTACCCAGGTAAAGATTGGAGATCGTGTTTCGGCTGAGAGTCATCTTACCTGTGGACATTGTTATCAGTGTAATAACGGATATTCGGAGGTTTGTAAAAATTTCAAGCTGTTAGGAGTTGACCATGATGGCACCTTTGCCGAATTTCTTATCTTGCCTGAACATGTCTTATGGAAAAATGATTCCCATATTCCGGATGAATGGGCAACTATTCAGGAGCCGTTCGGAAACGCTGTTGATACCGTTTTGGCTGAGGATGTTTCGGCTAAGACTGTTTTAATTCTTGGGGCTGGACCAATTGGACTTTTTGCTACGGGTATTGCCAAAGCTTGTAGTGCCTCACTCATTATTATTTCTGATCCTAATGATTATCGGTTAGCTATCGGTAAGAAAATGGGAGCACATAGTATCATTAATCCCAGAAAACAAGATGTGGTCCAAACTGCTCTGGAGGCTACAGGAGATAGTGGAATAGATGTAGTTCTGGAATTTTCCGGTAACAATCAGGCTCTAAACCAGGGTTTAAAAGCTATCACGCCGGGAGGAAGGATATCTATTTTGGGCATTTATGAAAGGCGGGTAAATATCGATTTGAATAAGGATGTTATCTTTAAAAAGATACGTATTTATGGGATTACTGGCCGCAAGATATTCTCTACGTGGTATAAGACATCACGTTTTTTATCTTCCGGCCTCGTTGATCCAAGCCCTGTCATTACCCATCAATTTTCATTAAAAGACTATGAGAAGGGTATGAAACTTATGAAAGACGGAAGATGTGGAAAGGTTATTTTAAAAATGTAA
- a CDS encoding cation-translocating P-type ATPase, giving the protein MIEDRFETSKFIVEGMDCQDEVAIIERRLKSLIGIKNFEIYLATQGVKVVYNPSLISIQQIIKSIAETGLKASPVKEAKARITWWKEKRIIALSICGLFTLAAFLFEKVGWKNGVPTILYSLAIILGGYYPAKMAFGALKTLTLNIRTLMVTGAIGAVTLGLWEEAAMLVFIYLLGDILEMYTVSKSRGALRMLMELAPKEALVRRDGKEITLPVEEVNISDKIIIRPGEKIPLDGRVIKGYSSVDQSPITGESIPSEKKEGDDVFAGTLNQRGILEVMVTKLSKDTTLAKIIHSVEEAQARKSSYQRFGEKFGRYYTPSMFALAFVTAVIPPFLWGSFSYWFYRGLVVLVVSCSCGIALSIPVAVIAAIGNAARHGILVKGGAYLEIAEKLRAIAFDKTGTITFGKPFITDVISFDNRTEDALLKLAASIENHSEHPLGETIVSKARERGLDLLTVDAFESLPGMGAKAKVGTCEYFIGNKRLFSQYSIPLNRIQTRISELEKQAKTVVLLGSKEHLLGIFAIADRVRPEAGEVVQALKYLGVERVIMLTGDNEGTAAEITKEITLDEYYARLLPEDKVETIKRLKEKYQYIAMVGDGINDAPAMAQSDIGIAMGAAGTDIAIETSDLVLMSDDLTKIPYIIELSQWTVKNIYQNIIFSLLIIIILVPMAVFGWIDLVPGLLINELGGLLVIANGLRLLR; this is encoded by the coding sequence ATGATAGAAGACCGCTTTGAGACTTCTAAATTTATAGTGGAAGGAATGGATTGTCAGGATGAAGTAGCAATTATTGAAAGAAGATTAAAATCACTTATTGGGATTAAAAATTTCGAGATCTACCTTGCTACTCAAGGAGTAAAAGTTGTTTACAATCCTTCATTAATCTCAATTCAGCAGATTATTAAAAGCATTGCCGAAACGGGATTAAAGGCATCACCTGTTAAGGAAGCTAAAGCCAGGATCACCTGGTGGAAAGAGAAGAGGATTATTGCACTCTCAATATGTGGTCTTTTCACCCTCGCTGCCTTTTTATTTGAAAAAGTGGGGTGGAAAAATGGAGTACCTACAATCCTTTACAGCTTAGCCATTATTCTTGGTGGTTATTATCCTGCAAAAATGGCATTTGGTGCCTTAAAGACATTAACCCTTAATATCCGTACCTTAATGGTTACGGGAGCTATAGGGGCTGTTACTCTTGGCCTGTGGGAAGAGGCAGCTATGCTCGTTTTTATTTACTTATTGGGGGACATCCTGGAAATGTATACTGTGAGCAAATCAAGGGGTGCTCTAAGAATGCTCATGGAATTGGCTCCGAAAGAGGCACTGGTCAGGAGAGACGGAAAGGAAATTACTTTACCCGTGGAAGAAGTAAATATTTCTGACAAAATTATTATCCGTCCTGGAGAAAAGATCCCGCTTGATGGAAGGGTAATTAAAGGTTACTCCAGTGTTGATCAATCACCCATCACCGGAGAATCTATTCCTTCAGAAAAAAAAGAAGGAGATGATGTCTTTGCTGGTACCCTTAATCAAAGGGGTATCCTGGAGGTAATGGTAACAAAATTATCAAAAGATACTACCCTTGCAAAGATTATTCACTCAGTAGAGGAAGCCCAGGCAAGGAAATCCAGTTATCAGCGCTTTGGTGAGAAATTTGGGAGGTATTACACCCCTTCAATGTTTGCCTTAGCCTTTGTTACAGCGGTAATTCCTCCGTTTCTCTGGGGCAGTTTTTCTTACTGGTTCTACAGGGGATTAGTAGTCCTGGTTGTATCGTGCTCTTGTGGCATTGCCCTTTCAATCCCTGTTGCTGTAATCGCGGCGATCGGAAATGCAGCCCGGCATGGTATTCTTGTAAAGGGCGGGGCTTATCTTGAAATTGCAGAGAAACTAAGAGCTATCGCATTTGATAAAACAGGAACAATTACCTTTGGTAAGCCGTTTATTACTGATGTTATATCTTTCGATAATCGAACAGAGGATGCCCTCTTAAAACTCGCAGCAAGTATCGAAAATCATTCAGAACATCCCCTGGGAGAGACTATTGTAAGCAAAGCAAGGGAAAGGGGATTAGATCTTCTGACCGTAGATGCCTTTGAATCCCTACCCGGCATGGGTGCAAAGGCAAAAGTAGGTACGTGCGAATACTTTATTGGCAATAAGCGTCTTTTTTCCCAATACTCAATTCCTCTTAACAGGATTCAGACCAGGATTTCCGAATTAGAAAAACAGGCAAAAACTGTTGTTTTACTCGGATCAAAAGAGCATCTCCTGGGAATTTTTGCTATAGCTGACAGAGTTAGACCAGAAGCCGGAGAAGTCGTTCAGGCGTTAAAATATTTAGGCGTTGAAAGGGTTATCATGCTCACGGGTGATAACGAGGGAACTGCCGCAGAAATCACCAAAGAAATTACTCTTGATGAATATTATGCCAGATTACTTCCGGAAGACAAGGTAGAAACAATAAAGAGGCTCAAGGAGAAGTATCAATACATTGCTATGGTTGGAGATGGTATCAACGATGCCCCTGCCATGGCCCAATCCGATATTGGAATCGCTATGGGGGCTGCCGGTACAGATATAGCCATCGAGACCAGCGACCTTGTACTTATGTCGGATGATTTGACGAAGATTCCTTATATTATTGAACTCAGCCAGTGGACAGTAAAAAATATCTATCAGAATATTATCTTTTCCCTTCTTATTATTATCATTCTCGTACCCATGGCAGTTTTTGGATGGATTGACCTTGTGCCCGGACTTCTGATTAATGAATTAGGAGGGTTGCTGGTTATCGCAAATGGGTTAAGACTATTAAGGTAG
- the glgX gene encoding glycogen debranching protein GlgX, producing MKEIKNMWTGKPYPLGASWDGSGVNFALFSENATRVELCLFNGPDRNQEISKIQLIEQTDQIWHIYLPEVRPGQLYGYRVHGPYAPAEGHRFNPAKLLLDPYARAIAGSIKWSDALFGYKMGDPAADLSQDDRDSAAHLPKCVVVDEAFSWADDTHPRIPWYKTLIYELHVKGFTACHPDVSEELRGTYAGLATPAVIDHLHSLKITAVELMPVHYFINDKHLVDRGLSNYWGYNSIGFFAPESRYSSSGFLGQQVTEFKTMVKTLHREGIEVILDVVYNHTAEGNHLGPTFSFRGIDNANYYRLVTEDHRYYMDYTGTGNTLNMVHPHVLQLVMDSLRYWVLKMHVDGFRFDLASTLARELHEVDRLGSFFDIIHQDPVLSQVKLIAEPWDLGEGGYQVGNFPVLWAEWNGKYRDTVRRYWRGDAGQIGDLAYRLTGSSDLYGKSGRRPYASINFVTAHDGFTLRDLVSYNGKHNEANKEDNRDGTNENLSWNCETEGPSEDPLVLVLRARQQRNFLATLFLSQGVPLLLAGDEIGRTQKGNNNTYCQDNEISWINWHLNQSQRELLEFTQYVIKLSYEHPVLRRRHFFQGRKIRGSKIKDLTWFRPDGKEMTEEDWNNQNTRCLGLRLSGDAIEEADDRGNPIKDNTLLFLLNAHYDQISFILPSKPSKMLWDLLLDTRSETGIRQYQSKGENEPYELVGRSLALLCLHSNETA from the coding sequence ATGAAGGAGATTAAGAATATGTGGACAGGGAAGCCATATCCACTGGGAGCGAGCTGGGATGGTTCCGGAGTTAACTTCGCACTTTTTTCAGAAAATGCTACAAGAGTAGAATTATGTTTATTTAATGGACCTGATAGAAATCAGGAGATTTCCAAGATTCAGTTAATTGAGCAAACAGATCAGATATGGCATATTTATCTTCCCGAGGTACGTCCAGGGCAACTGTATGGCTATCGGGTGCATGGCCCTTACGCGCCGGCAGAAGGTCACCGATTTAACCCTGCCAAGCTATTGTTGGACCCATATGCCAGGGCTATTGCCGGGAGTATTAAATGGAGCGATGCGCTTTTTGGTTATAAGATGGGGGATCCTGCTGCCGATCTCTCTCAGGATGATCGCGATAGCGCTGCCCATCTCCCCAAGTGTGTCGTTGTAGATGAAGCATTTAGCTGGGCAGATGATACGCACCCACGAATCCCATGGTATAAGACACTTATCTATGAATTGCATGTTAAAGGTTTTACTGCTTGCCATCCGGATGTATCTGAAGAGTTACGGGGTACCTATGCTGGCCTTGCTACACCGGCGGTTATCGATCATCTCCATTCTTTGAAGATTACGGCAGTAGAGTTAATGCCGGTACATTATTTTATAAACGATAAACACCTTGTGGATCGCGGGCTTTCTAACTATTGGGGTTACAATTCAATTGGTTTCTTTGCGCCGGAATCCCGATACTCAAGCAGCGGGTTTTTAGGGCAGCAGGTAACGGAGTTTAAAACTATGGTTAAGACACTCCATCGTGAGGGGATCGAGGTAATCCTGGATGTGGTTTACAATCATACTGCCGAAGGGAACCATCTGGGGCCTACCTTTTCCTTTCGGGGAATTGATAATGCCAACTATTATCGTTTGGTAACGGAAGATCACCGCTACTATATGGACTATACAGGAACCGGGAATACGTTAAATATGGTGCATCCTCACGTTCTTCAACTTGTTATGGATAGCTTGCGCTACTGGGTGCTTAAGATGCACGTCGATGGGTTCAGGTTTGATCTGGCATCAACACTGGCGCGAGAGCTCCATGAGGTAGATCGTTTAGGATCGTTTTTCGATATTATTCACCAGGATCCAGTGCTCTCACAGGTAAAGTTAATTGCCGAGCCATGGGACCTGGGTGAAGGAGGGTACCAGGTGGGAAACTTTCCTGTTCTTTGGGCTGAATGGAACGGAAAATATCGGGACACTGTGCGGCGGTACTGGAGAGGAGATGCCGGCCAGATTGGCGATTTAGCCTACCGATTAACAGGAAGCAGTGACCTTTACGGGAAAAGCGGACGAAGGCCATATGCGAGTATTAATTTTGTAACAGCCCATGATGGCTTTACCTTGCGCGACTTAGTTAGTTATAACGGAAAGCACAATGAAGCTAATAAAGAGGATAACCGGGACGGAACGAATGAAAATCTAAGTTGGAACTGTGAAACAGAAGGTCCGAGTGAAGATCCGTTAGTCCTTGTATTAAGAGCGCGCCAGCAGCGTAATTTCCTGGCAACTCTATTCCTATCGCAGGGAGTCCCATTGCTCCTGGCTGGTGATGAGATTGGAAGGACTCAGAAGGGAAACAACAATACCTATTGTCAGGATAATGAAATTTCCTGGATAAACTGGCATCTGAACCAATCACAACGTGAGCTTTTAGAATTTACCCAATACGTAATTAAACTCTCTTATGAACATCCGGTTTTACGGCGGAGACACTTTTTCCAGGGAAGAAAGATTCGTGGTTCTAAGATCAAAGATCTGACCTGGTTCAGACCGGATGGAAAGGAGATGACTGAAGAAGACTGGAATAATCAAAACACCCGTTGCCTGGGACTTCGGCTGAGCGGTGATGCTATTGAAGAGGCTGATGATCGTGGTAATCCAATTAAAGATAATACCCTTTTGTTCCTGCTTAATGCCCATTATGATCAGATTTCCTTTATCCTACCATCTAAACCATCGAAAATGCTATGGGATTTACTCCTGGATACCAGATCAGAAACGGGAATACGGCAGTATCAATCGAAGGGTGAGAATGAGCCATATGAATTAGTAGGGCGCTCTCTGGCATTACTCTGCTTGCATAGCAACGAGACTGCATAA
- the phoU gene encoding phosphate signaling complex protein PhoU, protein MTRDVYHKALQSLQDEVLVMGKMVSIAIEKSVESLQKRDKQAAKEIIASDIYINKKRFEIEEKCIFLIATQQPMAVDLRTLTSILSIVTDLERMGDHAEGIAKINLLIGDEPLVKPLIDIPRMAELGLSMLDKCLKAFVSRDIEAARFICNEDDKVDALHDQIYRELLLLMIQNPRIIHGATYLTWVSHNLERIADRVTNIAERIVFMVTGKMEELNVSKY, encoded by the coding sequence ATGACAAGAGATGTTTATCACAAGGCGTTACAGAGTCTACAGGATGAAGTGCTGGTAATGGGAAAGATGGTATCGATTGCTATAGAAAAATCTGTTGAGTCGCTTCAAAAGAGAGACAAACAAGCCGCTAAAGAAATTATAGCAAGCGACATTTATATAAATAAAAAACGATTTGAGATTGAAGAAAAGTGTATTTTCCTTATTGCTACACAGCAGCCTATGGCTGTCGATTTAAGAACGCTGACTTCTATATTAAGCATAGTAACAGACCTTGAGCGCATGGGAGATCATGCAGAGGGAATTGCGAAAATAAATTTATTAATAGGCGATGAACCTTTAGTAAAGCCCCTGATTGATATCCCAAGAATGGCTGAATTAGGATTATCCATGCTCGATAAATGTCTCAAGGCATTTGTCAGCAGGGATATTGAAGCTGCGAGGTTTATCTGTAATGAAGATGATAAGGTAGATGCCCTTCATGATCAGATTTACCGGGAACTCCTGCTTCTGATGATACAAAACCCGAGGATAATCCACGGAGCTACGTACTTAACCTGGGTTTCGCACAATTTGGAACGTATTGCAGACAGGGTAACCAATATTGCGGAGAGGATTGTATTTATGGTTACAGGAAAGATGGAAGAGCTCAATGTATCAAAGTATTAG
- the pstB gene encoding phosphate ABC transporter ATP-binding protein PstB, with protein sequence MIVPDPIVNIIDLILYYGKIKALKGIHLDIAKKKITSFIGPSGCGKSTLIRCLNRMNDLVEGVKIEGTVKIDGEDIYAPAVDVTELRRRVGMVFQKPNPFPKSIYENVVYGPRVQGIHKKSALDEICEKALKKAALWDEVKDRLRVSALDLSGGQQQRICIARAIAVEPEIILLDEPCSALDPIATAKIEDMLVELKTDYTVIIVTHNMQQAARISEFTGFFMHGELVEFDVTTEIFTNPHEKQTEDYITGRFG encoded by the coding sequence ATGATAGTCCCTGACCCGATAGTTAATATCATAGACCTGATTCTTTATTATGGCAAAATTAAGGCGCTGAAAGGGATACATCTTGATATTGCAAAAAAAAAGATAACTTCCTTTATTGGGCCATCCGGCTGTGGAAAATCTACCTTGATCAGATGTTTGAACCGTATGAACGATCTCGTAGAAGGTGTAAAAATAGAAGGAACCGTTAAAATAGATGGAGAGGATATTTACGCTCCTGCTGTGGATGTCACAGAATTGAGAAGGAGGGTTGGGATGGTGTTCCAAAAACCAAATCCATTCCCAAAAAGTATCTACGAGAATGTCGTATACGGACCACGGGTGCAGGGCATTCACAAAAAAAGCGCTCTGGATGAAATTTGTGAGAAGGCATTGAAAAAGGCTGCGCTTTGGGATGAGGTAAAAGACAGACTTCGTGTAAGTGCCCTTGATCTTTCCGGAGGTCAGCAGCAGCGGATTTGTATTGCCAGGGCAATAGCTGTAGAGCCTGAGATCATACTTCTTGATGAACCCTGTTCAGCCCTTGACCCTATTGCTACCGCAAAAATAGAGGATATGCTGGTCGAACTAAAAACAGATTATACTGTTATTATTGTTACCCACAACATGCAGCAAGCAGCCAGGATATCTGAATTTACTGGTTTCTTTATGCATGGAGAGCTTGTGGAGTTTGATGTTACAACGGAAATATTCACAAACCCACATGAAAAACAAACGGAGGATTATATTACGGGAAGATTTGGGTAA